In one Lolium rigidum isolate FL_2022 chromosome 3, APGP_CSIRO_Lrig_0.1, whole genome shotgun sequence genomic region, the following are encoded:
- the LOC124696732 gene encoding TPD1 protein homolog 1B-like, translated as MGCSHMRSLVGVVVTMLLLLACCEASSSQQLQQRQHHPRKMLDVGGAPSPSDIVIVHGCSDPEELMHLSQSRAGSTGGGMPEYTVEITNTCLDCNVCNVHLSCGDFASTELVDPATFRRLAVNDCLVNNGGPIGPGELITFHYANSFIYDMKVKSASCKCA; from the exons ATGGGGTGCTCTCACATGCGTTCTTTGGTTGGGGTCGTCGTCACCATGCTTCTGCTCCTAGCTTGTTGCGAAG CATCCTCCTCGCAGCAGCTGCAGCAGCGCCAGCACCATCCACGCAAGATGCTCGACGTCGGCGGCGCGCCTTCACCGTCGGACATCGTGATCGTGCACGGGTGCTCGGACCCGGAGGAGCTGATGCATCTGTCCCAGAGCAGAGCGGGGAGCACGGGCGGCGGCATGCCGGAGTACACCGTGGAGATCACCAACACCTGCCTCGACTGCAACGTCTGCAACGTCCACCTCTCCTGCGGCGACTTCGCAAGCACGGAGCTCGTCGACCCGGCCACCTTCCGCCGCCTCGCCGTCAACGACTGCCTCGTCAACAACGGCGGACCCATCGGACCCGGCGAGTTGATCACCTTCCATTACGCCAACTCATTCATCTACGACATGAAAGTCAAATCCGCCTCCTGCAAGTGCGCCTAA